Proteins encoded together in one uncultured Sphaerochaeta sp. window:
- the lpdA gene encoding dihydrolipoyl dehydrogenase: MIDKTQTHKQYYDILIIGSGPAGYVCALRAAQLGFEVALIERGKLGGVCLNTGCIPTKSLLKNAEIANMLKEDGSILGFSFDHLKLDYTKAVKRSRENSSKLEEGLKALFKRNHVTVIEGEGTILGPGKVVVTDTSTCRRSFFSNHIVIATGASAIMPEHWKVDNDVLTYSEAIIQKTLPKSIVIVGSGAIGLEFGSIWNAYGTKVTIIEMADRIAPLEDEEISSSLEKELHNRGIETLTGYAVKSIERIEKNLRVHSECAGTSITVDAEQVLVAIGFKPNTENLGLESLGLESMIGSAIKTDDHMATSIPGVWAIGDVTAKMMLAHVGFAQGTLCAEEIGEVESNLIDYHAVPHAIYSIPQVASFGYTEQQARAIFKQIKVGKARFRANGKAVGNGEENGWVKLVFTGARNKLIGAHLIGYDVSELLPELTLAKTLEATMEDISLNIHAHPTLSEILREAALSASGSPLHG; encoded by the coding sequence ATGATAGATAAAACACAAACACACAAACAATACTACGATATCCTTATCATTGGTTCTGGTCCCGCAGGATATGTATGTGCATTACGAGCTGCTCAACTGGGATTTGAAGTTGCATTGATTGAACGTGGGAAATTGGGTGGAGTCTGCCTGAACACCGGTTGTATCCCTACCAAATCATTGTTAAAAAATGCTGAAATTGCAAATATGCTTAAAGAAGATGGATCAATATTGGGATTCTCTTTCGACCATCTTAAACTTGATTACACGAAAGCTGTAAAACGATCAAGAGAGAATTCAAGTAAGCTGGAAGAAGGCCTTAAAGCGCTATTCAAGCGGAATCATGTTACAGTCATTGAAGGTGAAGGAACTATACTTGGCCCAGGAAAAGTAGTAGTAACCGATACGTCCACCTGTCGAAGATCATTTTTTTCTAATCATATTGTCATCGCCACGGGAGCCTCTGCCATCATGCCGGAACACTGGAAGGTGGATAATGATGTATTAACCTATAGCGAGGCAATTATACAAAAAACCCTACCAAAGTCTATTGTAATTGTTGGATCAGGTGCAATCGGTTTGGAATTTGGCTCCATATGGAATGCATACGGAACCAAAGTAACAATCATTGAGATGGCAGACCGTATTGCCCCACTCGAGGATGAGGAAATCTCGAGTAGCTTGGAGAAAGAGTTACATAACCGTGGAATTGAAACATTGACAGGCTATGCAGTAAAGAGTATTGAACGAATAGAAAAAAATCTGCGTGTTCATTCCGAGTGTGCAGGGACATCAATTACAGTTGATGCCGAACAAGTGTTGGTGGCAATAGGATTCAAACCAAATACTGAAAATCTTGGGCTAGAGTCTCTAGGGCTTGAATCAATGATAGGCTCAGCTATCAAAACGGATGACCATATGGCAACATCAATTCCTGGCGTGTGGGCAATCGGGGATGTAACTGCAAAGATGATGCTTGCTCATGTTGGTTTTGCTCAGGGTACCCTTTGTGCTGAGGAAATTGGTGAGGTTGAATCAAATCTAATTGATTATCATGCAGTTCCACATGCTATTTACAGCATTCCTCAAGTCGCTTCCTTTGGCTATACAGAGCAACAGGCTCGAGCCATTTTCAAACAAATCAAAGTGGGAAAAGCACGCTTCAGAGCCAACGGCAAAGCTGTGGGGAATGGAGAGGAAAATGGTTGGGTAAAACTTGTGTTCACTGGTGCACGTAATAAACTTATTGGAGCTCATCTCATTGGTTATGATGTCTCAGAATTGCTCCCTGAACTTACCCTAGCAAAAACACTGGAAGCAACCATGGAAGATATTTCGTTGAACATACATGCTCACCCAACATTGTCGGAAATTTTGAGAGAGGCTGCGTTGTCAGCCTCCGGTTCACCCTTGCATGGATAA
- a CDS encoding phosphogluconate dehydrogenase C-terminal domain-containing protein, with translation MKHIVLMGAGGKMGCRITDNLLNDPEYKVSHVEVSPSGIQSLKTRGINVVKQEDVLPSGDVVILAIPDKLIGTITKNIIPKMKNGAMVFGLDPAAAYANVIPIREDLAYFVAHPTHPPLFNTETNPEAQKDWFGGIAQQDAVCALYRGEESQYELGEKLARKIYKPIVNTYRITVEQMAILEPGLVETFTSTLIEAMKMAFEKVVSMGVPRDAALSFMMGHVRIQFAVLFGYADFVFSDGALHAMKQAREQLLQPDWMEKVFSLESIKDSVEQITDSIKINLE, from the coding sequence ATGAAGCATATCGTTTTAATGGGTGCTGGCGGGAAAATGGGATGTCGTATTACTGACAATTTGTTAAATGACCCAGAGTACAAAGTATCACATGTGGAAGTTAGTCCCTCAGGTATCCAAAGCCTTAAAACTCGTGGTATTAATGTTGTTAAGCAAGAGGATGTACTTCCTTCAGGAGATGTGGTCATTCTTGCAATTCCTGACAAACTCATTGGAACGATTACAAAAAATATCATACCAAAAATGAAAAATGGGGCAATGGTGTTCGGTCTCGACCCAGCCGCAGCATATGCAAATGTAATTCCCATCAGAGAAGATTTAGCTTACTTTGTTGCGCATCCCACTCATCCTCCCCTGTTCAACACTGAGACAAATCCAGAAGCTCAGAAAGATTGGTTTGGAGGAATTGCACAACAGGATGCTGTCTGTGCCTTATATCGTGGAGAAGAGTCTCAATATGAGCTTGGGGAAAAATTAGCAAGAAAAATCTATAAACCAATTGTCAACACGTATCGCATCACAGTTGAGCAGATGGCGATTCTAGAGCCCGGACTTGTCGAGACTTTTACATCAACACTTATTGAAGCTATGAAGATGGCATTTGAAAAAGTTGTTTCCATGGGAGTACCCCGGGATGCCGCGTTATCATTCATGATGGGACACGTAAGAATCCAATTTGCAGTGTTGTTTGGATATGCAGATTTTGTTTTTTCTGATGGAGCACTCCATGCAATGAAGCAAGCAAGAGAACAACTTCTACAACCTGACTGGATGGAAAAAGTTTTCTCACTCGAAAGCATTAAAGACAGTGTGGAACAAATAACGGATTCAATAAAAATTAACTTGGAATAA
- a CDS encoding TIM barrel protein, with protein MKVGISTYAYTWAIGVPSIMPDKPMDIHQFIEAAVANGVDLLQIADNLPLHALSDSELLAVKNHLKQLSLSVEIGIRGLTDTMMERYLGFAEYFQSPILRVVTDLINYTPTIQEIIAILERWVPVAKANNITLALENHDRFKVSDLIQIVSKFDVTEVGICLDTVNSLGALEGPDTVIKGLAPYTVNVHLKDFKISRPLHSMGFIVEGTIAGEGMLNIQSIFANPILQTRNPNVILELWTPFESTIGETVTKENDWVKKSIQNLKKLGLL; from the coding sequence ATGAAAGTAGGTATCAGTACATATGCATATACATGGGCTATCGGAGTTCCTTCGATTATGCCTGATAAACCGATGGACATTCATCAGTTCATTGAAGCAGCCGTGGCTAATGGAGTAGATTTATTACAAATTGCAGACAATCTTCCCCTTCATGCACTGTCTGATTCAGAATTGTTAGCAGTAAAAAATCATCTGAAACAGTTATCCCTCAGCGTTGAGATTGGAATTCGTGGTCTTACCGATACAATGATGGAGCGCTATCTCGGTTTTGCTGAATACTTTCAATCACCTATTTTAAGAGTGGTCACTGATTTAATTAATTATACACCAACAATACAAGAAATTATTGCAATCCTAGAGCGTTGGGTTCCTGTTGCAAAGGCCAATAACATCACGCTTGCTTTAGAAAATCATGACCGTTTCAAAGTATCTGATCTCATTCAAATTGTGAGTAAATTTGATGTCACGGAAGTGGGCATATGTTTAGATACCGTCAATTCTTTGGGGGCACTTGAAGGTCCAGATACAGTAATCAAAGGATTAGCTCCCTATACTGTCAATGTACATCTAAAGGATTTCAAAATCTCTCGACCTCTTCACTCGATGGGCTTTATTGTGGAGGGCACCATTGCTGGTGAGGGTATGTTAAACATTCAGTCCATATTTGCTAATCCAATTCTCCAAACACGGAACCCAAATGTTATTCTAGAACTATGGACACCTTTTGAGTCAACGATAGGAGAAACTGTTACAAAAGAGAATGACTGGGTAAAAAAAAGTATCCAGAACTTAAAAAAGTTAGGCTTATTGTAA
- a CDS encoding FCD domain-containing protein — translation MARERAETSLFTNKKVRSAVEITIETIRDLLISRQLKPGDKLPSEIELSENLQISRGSIREAMKILASYGIINIRRGDGTYIAKEITDGLFDHLFLQMILTDIDKKRLFELRELIEMGMVKLVIENASDDDLSNIRFVHEKMVRAYNSGNCSINNLAELDKSFHIAIADATKNLLIKKIYGFTLDLYTPSIITSVSRGGRGEYSVQHHELILEGLEERNSEKAIQAIKNSIEKWYILID, via the coding sequence ATGGCCAGAGAACGAGCTGAAACAAGCTTATTTACGAACAAAAAAGTCCGATCTGCTGTTGAGATAACTATTGAGACAATACGAGATTTATTAATCAGTAGGCAATTGAAACCAGGAGATAAACTCCCATCAGAAATTGAGCTTTCAGAGAATCTTCAGATTAGCCGCGGATCTATCCGTGAAGCGATGAAAATTCTCGCTTCATACGGAATAATTAACATCCGTAGGGGAGATGGCACTTATATCGCTAAAGAGATAACTGATGGATTATTTGATCATCTCTTTCTCCAAATGATACTTACTGATATTGATAAAAAGCGGCTTTTTGAATTACGTGAACTAATAGAAATGGGAATGGTCAAACTAGTAATTGAAAATGCTTCAGATGATGATCTTTCCAATATTCGATTTGTCCATGAAAAAATGGTAAGGGCATATAATTCCGGCAATTGCTCGATTAATAATTTGGCCGAACTGGATAAAAGCTTTCATATTGCTATCGCTGATGCTACAAAAAATCTATTAATAAAAAAAATATACGGATTCACATTAGATTTGTATACCCCATCTATAATTACATCGGTTTCTCGTGGAGGAAGAGGCGAATATTCTGTACAGCACCATGAATTGATTCTTGAAGGACTTGAAGAACGTAATAGTGAGAAAGCAATTCAAGCTATCAAGAATTCAATCGAAAAATGGTACATATTAATCGACTGA
- the budA gene encoding acetolactate decarboxylase: MKTGNRVLSAMVLVLCLFLASGCTSVPKEDNIYQVSLLNALLQGEYDGFISVGTLKGHGDTGIGTFDTLDGEMIFLDGNVYKAKVDGTVELMDDQVMVPFAVATMFEPDVVVKPYNAIADIETLKNAMDACIAETTNDFNRFYVAKVQGLFSHVRVRSVPSQQKPYRPLSVIASTQKEYTYEQVEGTIVAFRSPAYVEGINLPGWHLHFLSEDKSKGGHLLEATLVQGEIGMGDMKEFQLILPSSSSFAAMDIADDRREETLAIEGVAKP, translated from the coding sequence ATGAAAACGGGTAATCGGGTCCTCAGTGCTATGGTGTTGGTTCTATGCTTGTTTCTTGCAAGTGGATGTACCTCTGTTCCCAAGGAAGACAATATCTACCAGGTCTCTTTGCTCAATGCATTGTTGCAGGGAGAGTATGATGGGTTCATATCTGTTGGTACATTGAAGGGTCATGGTGATACGGGCATTGGTACCTTTGATACGTTGGATGGGGAGATGATCTTCCTTGATGGCAATGTGTATAAAGCCAAGGTTGATGGCACTGTCGAGCTAATGGATGACCAGGTTATGGTGCCCTTTGCTGTTGCAACAATGTTTGAACCAGATGTAGTTGTGAAACCATATAATGCGATTGCTGACATCGAAACCTTGAAAAATGCAATGGATGCATGTATTGCAGAAACTACCAATGATTTCAATCGTTTTTACGTAGCGAAAGTGCAAGGGTTATTCAGCCATGTACGGGTACGTAGTGTTCCATCCCAACAAAAGCCTTATCGTCCTCTTTCTGTTATTGCTTCAACGCAAAAGGAGTACACGTATGAACAGGTTGAAGGAACAATTGTTGCGTTCCGGAGTCCTGCATATGTTGAAGGTATTAACCTTCCGGGGTGGCATTTACACTTTCTTTCTGAAGATAAAAGCAAGGGAGGGCATCTCCTGGAGGCTACTCTTGTCCAGGGAGAAATAGGAATGGGAGATATGAAGGAGTTCCAGCTCATTCTGCCCTCCAGCAGTTCCTTTGCAGCGATGGATATTGCTGACGACAGAAGAGAAGAAACGCTTGCTATTGAGGGTGTTGCCAAGCCCTAG
- a CDS encoding carbohydrate ABC transporter permease, translating into MQRKIVHSILFGIMLFLIIVPILFPFIWMLMSSFKTQVDIISWPPKFIFTPVMQNYERVFIEQDFLHYMKNSIIVSVVSVFFSLILGLPAAYSIARYKQKKLSVFILVARLMPGISFLMPWYIVFSRLHLMDSYIALILSHMLIALPLVVWVMAPYFDSVPRELEEAAMVDGLTQQSAFLKILLPLSGPGVVTATTLSFIFSWNNFMFSQVLSQQKTRTLPIAVYNFLSYVEVDWGAVMAAAVTIMAPAIILTMFFQKYVVKGLTMGAVKG; encoded by the coding sequence ATGCAGCGAAAAATAGTTCATTCAATTCTTTTTGGTATCATGCTGTTTTTGATCATCGTACCAATTTTATTCCCCTTCATCTGGATGCTGATGAGTTCGTTCAAGACGCAGGTTGATATCATCAGTTGGCCCCCAAAGTTCATCTTTACCCCGGTGATGCAAAACTATGAGCGGGTGTTCATCGAACAGGATTTTCTGCACTACATGAAAAACTCAATCATTGTATCGGTGGTGAGTGTATTCTTCTCACTTATTCTTGGGCTCCCCGCGGCCTACTCAATTGCTCGCTATAAGCAGAAGAAACTTTCTGTCTTCATCCTGGTAGCACGCTTGATGCCGGGTATCTCATTCCTTATGCCTTGGTACATCGTTTTTTCAAGGCTTCACTTGATGGATAGCTATATTGCCTTGATCCTCAGCCATATGCTTATTGCACTTCCTTTGGTTGTGTGGGTAATGGCTCCCTATTTCGATTCTGTACCTCGTGAACTTGAAGAGGCTGCTATGGTGGACGGACTGACACAACAGAGTGCGTTCCTCAAGATTTTGTTGCCCCTCTCCGGTCCTGGGGTGGTTACCGCTACAACGCTGAGTTTCATCTTCAGTTGGAACAACTTCATGTTCAGCCAGGTATTGAGTCAGCAGAAAACAAGAACACTCCCCATTGCAGTATATAACTTCTTGAGTTATGTAGAAGTTGACTGGGGTGCAGTCATGGCAGCAGCTGTTACCATCATGGCCCCGGCAATTATCCTTACGATGTTCTTCCAGAAGTATGTTGTAAAAGGACTTACGATGGGAGCTGTGAAAGGGTAG
- a CDS encoding sugar ABC transporter permease yields the protein MVKQGFLEKNLRYIFPLPAVLFVVILMVFPVVYTFFLSFTDWSLTSGRPLSVVGLESYFKVLKEPRFLESLGRTFYFTFGAVIVEMVLGTVLALILNRKFKGKGMVKTLLLLPLVATPVAIGIVWNLFYDPTIGILNYVLSVLKLPQSGWVSDARTVMPSLIMVDIWQWTPMITIIVLAGLAGLSTEPYESAMVDGANGRQVLFQITLPMLMPTILTAVILRAIDALKTYDIIYSMTGGGPGYASENLNVLAFKYSFEYFRMGQSAVMLVFLFAIVMLFSLMVMRVRRIFEL from the coding sequence ATGGTCAAACAAGGTTTCTTAGAAAAAAATCTACGCTATATTTTCCCACTTCCTGCCGTACTGTTTGTAGTGATACTTATGGTGTTTCCGGTGGTGTATACTTTCTTTCTCAGTTTTACTGATTGGTCGTTGACCAGTGGGAGACCCCTCTCTGTAGTGGGACTGGAGAGTTATTTCAAGGTGCTCAAGGAACCTAGGTTTCTTGAGTCTCTGGGAAGGACATTCTATTTTACGTTTGGTGCTGTAATAGTAGAAATGGTTCTTGGAACTGTCCTAGCCCTAATTCTCAACCGGAAGTTCAAGGGGAAGGGCATGGTGAAAACCTTGTTGCTGTTGCCCTTGGTTGCAACTCCGGTCGCTATCGGTATTGTTTGGAACCTGTTCTATGACCCGACAATTGGCATTCTGAACTATGTGCTCAGTGTGTTGAAGCTTCCACAGAGTGGTTGGGTCAGTGATGCAAGGACTGTTATGCCTTCCTTGATCATGGTAGATATCTGGCAGTGGACTCCTATGATAACCATCATCGTACTAGCGGGTCTTGCTGGCTTGTCCACTGAGCCGTACGAATCGGCCATGGTTGATGGGGCGAATGGAAGGCAGGTCCTGTTTCAGATAACGCTTCCCATGTTGATGCCGACCATCCTTACTGCGGTAATCCTTCGGGCGATTGATGCACTAAAAACCTACGATATCATCTACTCGATGACTGGAGGGGGGCCGGGGTATGCTTCAGAGAACCTGAATGTCTTGGCTTTTAAATACAGCTTTGAATACTTCAGGATGGGACAGAGTGCTGTTATGTTGGTCTTCCTGTTTGCTATCGTCATGCTCTTCAGCTTGATGGTGATGCGCGTACGCAGAATTTTCGAGTTGTAG
- a CDS encoding sugar ABC transporter substrate-binding protein gives MKMKTMVIFALLLGLVLAPMFAQGTKDEAAPQEIRVLLANHPYGELLKTKIPEFEAETGIKVNYESLQESQLTNKLTTEFATNSSTVDVFMTRPLQEGLMFIKNGWYESLDNYDFADYPANSVDIGRKDGKAYIVPLVTEWQVMYYRKDLFKKAGLSVPTTFAELENAARVLNKDGVAGFASRGKGAAAVTQISSYIYNYGGRYLEDGKAVFDSPEAIEAIRYYGKLLGNYGPQGVTSMSWENVMPVFQAGKVAMWTDASVFYGQIVDPAKTEIPAEDIGVAQLPRGPKDDSPFIVVSWGMAMSSASKNKDAAQKFLDWATSKELAKEGMFTNITMARDSAWADAEVRAVMNPGLVETQAHAAKNGFPFDRPFMSSVGQARDLIGEVIIESINTKGTSSKLSALASEKADAVDELLKADGEYGL, from the coding sequence ATGAAGATGAAAACAATGGTCATTTTTGCGTTGTTGCTCGGTCTTGTGTTGGCACCAATGTTTGCACAAGGGACTAAAGATGAAGCAGCTCCGCAAGAGATTCGTGTGTTGTTGGCTAACCACCCTTATGGGGAGTTGCTGAAGACCAAGATTCCTGAATTCGAAGCAGAGACTGGGATCAAGGTAAACTATGAGAGTCTGCAGGAGAGCCAGCTGACCAATAAGTTGACCACTGAATTTGCAACCAACAGTTCCACCGTGGATGTGTTTATGACTCGTCCTCTTCAGGAAGGCTTGATGTTCATCAAGAATGGTTGGTATGAGAGCTTGGACAACTATGACTTTGCTGATTATCCAGCGAACTCAGTAGATATCGGCAGAAAAGATGGTAAAGCCTACATTGTACCTCTCGTAACAGAGTGGCAGGTAATGTACTACCGAAAGGATCTGTTTAAAAAGGCTGGTCTTTCCGTACCTACAACCTTTGCAGAGCTTGAGAATGCCGCAAGAGTCCTCAATAAGGACGGTGTAGCTGGTTTTGCCTCAAGAGGTAAGGGCGCAGCTGCAGTAACTCAGATTTCCAGCTATATCTATAACTATGGTGGTAGATATCTTGAAGATGGAAAGGCTGTCTTTGATAGCCCAGAGGCAATTGAAGCAATCCGATATTATGGCAAATTGCTTGGCAATTATGGACCACAGGGCGTTACCAGCATGTCTTGGGAGAATGTCATGCCTGTGTTCCAGGCTGGAAAGGTCGCAATGTGGACTGATGCAAGTGTCTTCTATGGACAGATTGTTGATCCTGCAAAGACAGAGATTCCTGCTGAGGATATCGGGGTAGCACAGCTTCCAAGAGGCCCAAAGGATGATTCCCCGTTCATCGTAGTTTCATGGGGTATGGCAATGTCCTCCGCTTCCAAGAACAAGGATGCTGCACAGAAGTTCCTCGACTGGGCTACAAGCAAGGAACTCGCCAAGGAAGGTATGTTCACAAACATCACCATGGCACGAGATTCTGCTTGGGCAGATGCTGAGGTCAGGGCAGTTATGAATCCTGGTTTGGTTGAGACACAGGCCCATGCTGCAAAGAACGGGTTCCCGTTTGACCGACCGTTCATGAGTTCTGTTGGACAGGCACGTGACCTGATTGGTGAAGTTATCATCGAATCAATCAACACCAAGGGTACTTCAAGTAAACTCAGTGCACTTGCCAGTGAGAAGGCAGATGCTGTAGATGAGCTCCTGAAGGCCGATGGTGAGTACGGACTCTAA
- a CDS encoding MurR/RpiR family transcriptional regulator, whose protein sequence is MQEVSAIYTIRSKYNTLSAKEKKIADFILEHPKESVNPSIEKLAERIGISESTMVRFARKLGYSGYQRFRIALARETIPKNEQVFETELLEGEEVVDMVFKNAQHTLSETLGAIDRKAIKESATLIAKARSVFLMGLGGSNTLALDAYHKFIRTGINCQYAADFHMQLMLASQATKDDVALIVSHTGEGYDTLALAEELRNNGAKLLILTSNARSPLAKLGDYVLSVSPCCSKIVAESFSARITSLVLIDVLYVEILELMENTGVENLNKMRDVIAKRRI, encoded by the coding sequence ATGCAAGAAGTAAGTGCCATCTATACGATTCGAAGCAAGTACAACACCCTCAGTGCGAAAGAGAAGAAAATTGCTGACTTTATCCTCGAACATCCCAAGGAATCGGTAAACCCGAGTATTGAGAAACTGGCAGAGAGAATTGGGATCAGCGAATCAACCATGGTTCGCTTTGCCCGTAAACTTGGATACTCAGGATACCAGCGATTCCGTATTGCCCTTGCAAGGGAAACCATCCCCAAAAATGAACAAGTCTTTGAAACTGAGCTTCTTGAGGGTGAAGAGGTAGTGGATATGGTCTTCAAGAATGCACAACACACCCTCTCTGAGACACTGGGGGCCATTGACCGTAAGGCAATCAAGGAAAGTGCAACATTGATCGCCAAGGCTCGTTCGGTATTTCTCATGGGCCTCGGAGGTTCCAATACCCTTGCCCTTGATGCATATCATAAATTTATCAGAACAGGCATCAACTGCCAGTATGCTGCTGACTTCCATATGCAACTGATGCTTGCCAGCCAAGCAACAAAGGATGATGTTGCCCTGATTGTAAGTCATACCGGTGAAGGCTATGACACCCTTGCCCTGGCAGAAGAGCTCAGAAACAATGGAGCCAAGCTGCTTATTTTAACCAGCAATGCACGATCCCCTTTGGCAAAACTGGGAGACTATGTCTTGTCAGTAAGCCCTTGTTGTTCGAAAATAGTTGCAGAATCCTTTTCTGCCAGGATTACCTCCTTGGTGCTTATCGATGTCCTGTATGTGGAAATCCTTGAACTCATGGAGAATACCGGGGTGGAGAATTTGAATAAAATGAGAGATGTTATCGCAAAACGAAGAATTTAA
- the gnd gene encoding decarboxylating NADP(+)-dependent phosphogluconate dehydrogenase, with translation MKANIGLIGLAVMGENLVLNMESKGFSVAVYNRSISKVDAFLDSRAKGKNIIGTHSLEELVEHLERPRKVMMMVKAGKAVDETIEKLIPLLEAGDIIIDGGNSNYEDSERRMTYVESKGLLYIGTGVSGGEEGALKGPSIMPGGSKSAWEAVKPILQGISTHVHDQPCCDWIGSGGAGHFVKMVHNGIEYGDMQLIGEIYDLMHRILKLDNESMQSIFSDWNEGDLDSYLIEITKDILGYKEEDGSFLLDKILDSAGQKGTGKWTGISALHEGVPLTLIVESVFARSVSSQKDERLAASKVYDLEPNHPVSDPKEFIIMLGKALYAAKIISYAQGFSLIKAAGETNNWDLNLGGIALLWRGGCIIRSAFLDKISQAFTKNPLLQNLIMDPYFVQILKENHQSLREVVAAAALNGIPTPSLSAALSWFDSYRTERLPANLLQAQRDYFGAHTYERVDKKRGEFFHTNWTGRGGDTASTTYTV, from the coding sequence ATGAAAGCAAATATTGGTCTTATCGGCCTTGCCGTAATGGGAGAAAACCTGGTGCTCAATATGGAGAGCAAAGGATTTAGTGTCGCTGTCTACAACCGTAGCATTTCCAAAGTCGATGCCTTCCTTGATTCCAGGGCAAAAGGAAAGAACATCATCGGTACACACAGCCTTGAGGAACTGGTTGAACATCTGGAACGCCCCAGGAAAGTGATGATGATGGTGAAGGCAGGAAAAGCTGTCGATGAAACCATTGAAAAGCTCATCCCGCTTCTGGAAGCAGGAGATATCATCATTGACGGAGGAAACTCCAACTATGAGGACAGTGAGCGAAGAATGACCTATGTGGAAAGCAAAGGCTTGCTGTACATCGGAACAGGAGTATCGGGTGGCGAGGAAGGTGCCTTGAAAGGGCCATCCATCATGCCTGGTGGCTCAAAGTCTGCATGGGAAGCAGTAAAGCCCATCCTGCAGGGCATCAGCACACATGTGCATGACCAGCCATGCTGTGATTGGATCGGAAGTGGAGGCGCGGGTCACTTTGTAAAGATGGTACACAACGGCATCGAGTATGGTGATATGCAACTTATCGGTGAGATCTACGACCTAATGCATCGAATCCTTAAACTGGACAATGAAAGCATGCAAAGCATATTCTCCGATTGGAATGAAGGAGACCTGGACAGCTACCTGATCGAGATCACCAAGGACATCCTTGGGTATAAGGAAGAAGATGGTTCTTTCCTCCTTGATAAAATTCTTGATTCCGCTGGGCAGAAAGGAACTGGTAAATGGACCGGTATCAGCGCACTGCATGAGGGTGTTCCCTTGACCCTGATCGTTGAATCTGTTTTCGCTAGAAGCGTTTCAAGCCAGAAAGACGAGCGCCTAGCTGCCAGCAAGGTGTACGACTTGGAACCCAATCATCCAGTTTCTGATCCCAAAGAATTCATCATCATGCTTGGGAAGGCTCTCTATGCAGCAAAAATCATCAGCTACGCACAAGGATTCAGCCTGATCAAGGCAGCAGGTGAGACAAACAACTGGGACCTGAACCTGGGAGGGATTGCCCTGCTCTGGAGAGGTGGCTGCATCATCCGCTCTGCATTCCTCGACAAGATCAGTCAGGCATTCACCAAGAATCCCCTACTGCAGAACCTTATCATGGACCCCTACTTCGTTCAGATCCTGAAAGAGAATCACCAGAGTCTGAGAGAAGTGGTCGCTGCTGCTGCACTGAATGGTATTCCTACCCCATCCTTGAGTGCAGCGCTCTCCTGGTTCGACAGCTACAGGACCGAACGTCTACCGGCAAATCTCCTCCAGGCACAGCGTGACTATTTCGGAGCTCATACATATGAGCGGGTAGACAAGAAGCGGGGAGAATTCTTCCACACAAACTGGACTGGTCGAGGCGGTGATACCGCCAGCACCACCTATACCGTATAA